In Candidatus Auribacterota bacterium, the DNA window CGATCGAGTTTTTGCCGGGGTATCGTGTGTGCGCTCATAGTCTCTCGATAATTGCACGGCTGAGGAGCGGTATCATGATCTCATGGTGGCCGATTATGTAGTATCCCCTGCCGCCGGCGGCGACGGGGCGCCGCACTACGTTCTGCATGGCGCGATATTGAACCATCATGTCGAACGTCGCGGTAGTGAAATTCGCGACCCGTATGCCGGAGTTTCGGACGACGGTCAGCGCCTTGAGAAAAACCTCAGGGAGGATGACGGCCGAGCCGATGTTGAGCATCACGCCGCCGCCTCCGAGATTGGCGACCACATCGGTAAACAACCTGAAATCGTTCATGGTCGTCTGACCGAGGATTCTGCCATCCGCCTGCGGGTGTTGATGAATGGTATCCGTCCCGATCGCAATGTGCACGGTTGCCGGCAGGCGCAGGCGCACGGCCTGGGCGAGAAGGCTCGCATCCCGATGGGGCAGCCTCTTTTTAAGGATGTAGAGCCCGATTGCCCATCCGGCGCCAAGCCCGCTGGCATCCCCTGCCGCCAGGGCATCGTTCATCATGGCCCCGGTCTCTTCCGCCATGCCAAACGTGCCCTTATTGAGCCCTTCCTGGACGTCCTCGGACGTTTTTCCGGCCAGGGCAATCTCGAAATCGTGAATGCTCGTGGCCCCGTTCATGGCCAGCGCCGTGATGATGCCGCGACGCATGAGGTCAATGATAACCCTGTTAAGGCCGCACTTCACCACATGCCCACCGACGGCTGCGATCACCGGTTTTGATCGCCGGTGAGCCCGCACAATTGCGTCCACGAATTCTCGCAACTCGCTGGCTGCCAGTATGTTGGGAAGCGAGTCAAGGAAGGCTTGAAATGTTTCGCCCTTGCGGCATGCCCTGCCGAACATCGCGAGGGAAACCTTGCTCTTCCTGCGGGCTATGGGGATAGTTTTTACACGGCGCGCCAGGGGAATCCACCTCTTTTTTGCCATATAGCTGTATCCCTTCCCTTCACCCAGGAACAGACAGGGAGCCCTAATGGACTAGATGCCACATCCTAGCAGTAATCGGGCGTAAAGTCAATGCCGGGCGGCGCGGAGTCTCCCTAGTTGTGCTGCTGCACCTTCAATGTCTTACCACAGAGGACACGGAGAAAAGGAAGAGCACACAGAGAAAATAAGGCAATGGTTTTACAAAGAGCAAAAGAGGGAAATAGGAATAAGAAGAACACACACTCTTATTCTCTTTTACTCTTTGTGAGAACACCGAGCTTTTTAGTCTCCGTGACCTCCGTGCCTCCGTGGTGAAACTGTTAGTGATGTTTTCTCTCGCACGACAATAGCGGACGCAACGGCGAGATCGCGGATGTGGGAAAGGGAGAGGCGAAGGGAACAGGGTGCCGGCCGGTTCGCGCAGCGTTCCCGCACCTGGTTCAGGTTGATAGACGGTTTCCCCCACTCATCCCGTCTCACTTCGAGCGCCAGCCACGGGAGCGGATCGAGGCCCGCCTGCCGGAGCGCGCTGCGGACGGCGACCTTGGCGGCGATGCGGCAGGCGAGGCGCTGGTGGCGAGCCCCCCCGGCCCCGCAGTAGCTCAATTCCGCCGGCGTGAAGAGCCGCTTCAGGAAACGGCTACCGAAGCGTTCCTCAGCGGTTCTGACCCTCTCGATCTCGATCATGCATATGCCGGGATAATATGTCATTGTTCCGTCAGGTGCCGGCACCCGCTCTCCCCGCCACGTCCTCCGGGCGCGTCCGCCAGCGCCGGTGCATCCATACCCACTGTTCCGGGCGCGCCCTGATATAGCGCTCGATGCAGCGGGACCACTGTTGCGTATTATAGACCAGATCGCTCTTTCTGTCTCCCGTCGCGCGGAGGACGATCGGTTCCTCGACGAGTATCCTGTGCCTACGCCCCTCCCTGACAATCCGGGCGGGGACGAGTGGCGCGCCGCTCGTCATGGCGATGAGGACGGGAGCGGTTGGCGTGTAGGCCGGGATACCGAAGAATTCCACGAACACGCCATCGAGCTTCCGCACGTCCTGGTCTGCGAGGATCCCTATGATTTCGTTGTTCCTGAGCGTCCTCAAGACCGCCTTGGGTGACTCATCTCTGTAGAAGACGCGGAACCCCTTGGATCGCCTGAGCCCGAGGAGCAACCGCTCGTACTTCTCGTAGTAGGCGCGGCGCGCGACGACGCCGCCGCTGTAGCCGGACATGATGATATAGCTGGGGAAGAGTTCCCAGTTCCCGATGTGGCCGGTGATGATGAGGACTCCCTTCCCCTTCCGCAGCTCCCGGTCGATAATTTCCTTGCCCTCCATAGTGACGAGCTGGCGGAACTGCGCATCGTCGAGTCGCGGGTACAGGGCCAGCTCGGACAGGTTTCTTCCCAGGTTGACGAACACCGCCCTCGCGATACGGGCCCGCTCCGCGGCGCTCTTTTCCTGCCGATATGCGAGCGCAAGATTGGCGAGCGTCCTGCGGCGCTCTCTCCCGAGGAGATAGTACGCGCACCACCCGCCGAATGTCCCGATTGCGAAGATCACGCGTGCGGGGATGACACGCGCGACGGCGAGCAGGGCAACCGCGCAGTAGTACAGGAACTCCTTTCGAAACTTGTGTTTCACCTTCTCGGCCATGGCGGTATGAGCTATCGAGCGACCAGGCGTCACTGCGGTGATGCCTGGTGACCCATCACGGGCTGCCCCCTGCTGTTGCGATGGTTTCTTCTACTGCTTCACAGACTGTTTCCGCGCGGATGGCGCTCATGCAGTGCGGGCCCCTGTCGCAGTCCCTCTGGTAGCAGGGACGGCAGTCCACGGGCGCGCAGATCACCCGGTGATGCGCGCCATAGGGGCCCGTGCGACGGTGGTTGGTGGGGCCGAACAGTGCTACGACGGGGATGCCGAGTGCAGCCGCGAGGTGCATCGGGCCGCTATCGGTGGTCACCAGCACGTCAAGCCTCTTGAGGAGCGCTGCCATCTTAAGGGGATCCGCGATCCTGTCAACCGCGAGCGCCCGCCCTTTCATCAACCGCGCGACTGCGTCACCCCCTCCCGAGGTCCCGCCGATGATCACGACCTCAGTCCCCGCGGATGACAGGAGATCCCCTACGCGGGCGCAGCGCTCATACGGCCATCGCTTTGTCTTCCATCTGGCTGAGGGAGAAAGTCCCACGATAGGTGCGCGGCGCCGCGGACGTCTCGCCTGCAGGACCTGTGCGGCCCAGGCTTCCTCCTCCTCGCCGGTGCCGAGGGGAAAGGTCACTTCGCGTCTTCGGCCGGCGAGGGCCTCGGCGACGAGCAGGTACCGGTCCACCGAGTGCATCTCCTCATCAGGAACACCAACCCTGGATGTGTAGAAAAGCTGGGCGCACTCACGGGCGTTTGCGAAACCCGCACGGGTCGGCGCGCCGGTCATGGCAGTGAGCACACCACTCCTGAAAAGGCCCTGCAGGTCCAGGACCGTGTCGAAGCGCGCGCCGTACAGCTGGCGGCACAGGCGGGCAAAGGATGTGATGGCCTCGGGGAGATTCCTCTGGGCCCTCCACAAATGGCGCTGGAAGAGAAACAGGCGATCAATGCAGGGATTGTGCTCCAGGAGCCGCCGGTACTGGGTGTTGACCAGCCAGGAGATCCGCGCGCCCGGCCACGCACTCCTCAGGTGGGCTGCCACCGGGAGGGCCTGGACGATATCACCGAATGAGCTCGGTTTTATGATGAGGATGTTTTTCATCTAGTCCTCTGTGCCCTCGGCGTGCAGCGTTGAGCTGCGGGAGAATCTCCGCTTCCTCTTCAC includes these proteins:
- a CDS encoding holo-ACP synthase; its protein translation is MPAPDGTMTYYPGICMIEIERVRTAEERFGSRFLKRLFTPAELSYCGAGGARHQRLACRIAAKVAVRSALRQAGLDPLPWLALEVRRDEWGKPSINLNQVRERCANRPAPCSLRLSLSHIRDLAVASAIVVREKTSLTVSPRRHGGHGD
- a CDS encoding lysophospholipid acyltransferase family protein, whose amino-acid sequence is MAEKVKHKFRKEFLYYCAVALLAVARVIPARVIFAIGTFGGWCAYYLLGRERRRTLANLALAYRQEKSAAERARIARAVFVNLGRNLSELALYPRLDDAQFRQLVTMEGKEIIDRELRKGKGVLIITGHIGNWELFPSYIIMSGYSGGVVARRAYYEKYERLLLGLRRSKGFRVFYRDESPKAVLRTLRNNEIIGILADQDVRKLDGVFVEFFGIPAYTPTAPVLIAMTSGAPLVPARIVREGRRHRILVEEPIVLRATGDRKSDLVYNTQQWSRCIERYIRARPEQWVWMHRRWRTRPEDVAGRAGAGT
- a CDS encoding glycosyltransferase family 9 protein: MKNILIIKPSSFGDIVQALPVAAHLRSAWPGARISWLVNTQYRRLLEHNPCIDRLFLFQRHLWRAQRNLPEAITSFARLCRQLYGARFDTVLDLQGLFRSGVLTAMTGAPTRAGFANARECAQLFYTSRVGVPDEEMHSVDRYLLVAEALAGRRREVTFPLGTGEEEEAWAAQVLQARRPRRRAPIVGLSPSARWKTKRWPYERCARVGDLLSSAGTEVVIIGGTSGGGDAVARLMKGRALAVDRIADPLKMAALLKRLDVLVTTDSGPMHLAAALGIPVVALFGPTNHRRTGPYGAHHRVICAPVDCRPCYQRDCDRGPHCMSAIRAETVCEAVEETIATAGGSP